The sequence below is a genomic window from Leptotrichia trevisanii DSM 22070.
ATATCTGAAAGACTTATATGCTTCCATAATTTTAAAAGATATAACTCAAAGAAACAGTATCAGAGATACAGACTTGCTTGAAAGAATTATAAATTATCTGATTATGAATGTTGGCAATACTTTTTCCGCCACTTCCATTTCAAAATTTTTTAAAAGTGAAAACAGAAAAGTATCAGTCGAAACTATATTAAATTACATAAGGGCGTGTGAAGAGGCATTTTTGATTTACCAAGTTCCACGTAATGATTTAAAAGGAAAAAAAGTGTTAAATGTAAGTGAAAAATATTATATTGCAGATCATGGAATTAGAGAAGCCATTACCGAAAGTAATGAACGGGATATTAATCAGATTTTTGAAAATATAGTATTTTTGGAACTCCTAAGAGAGGGATATAATGTCAAAATAGGAAAAATTGACAGTTATGAAATAGATTTTGTATGCACAAAGCCAAATAGAGATTTAATCTATATCCAAGTAGCCTACCTGCTAGCTTCTCAGGAAACAATAGAGCGTGAATTTTCCCCACTTGAAGAAATCAAAGATAATTATCCAAAATATGTAATCTCAATGGATGAATTTGATATGTCTAGAAATGGTATAAAACACATAAATATAGTTGACTTTTTAACAAATGGATTTAACAATAAATAAGCAAGAGTGTAAAAAACAATTATGCTCTTGTTT
It includes:
- a CDS encoding ATP-binding protein; the encoded protein is MIKREIYIKKIIPFIDKDVVKVLTGIRRSGKSYMLKLIMEELKNNGITHEQFININFENLKNKHLTTTETLHEYIIDKYKKINKKCYIFLDEIQEVKEWEKCINSLRSDDNYQFDIYITGSNAKLLSGELSTYLAGRYVEFVIYPFSFNEFLEALNNTKKNTNIREAFHNYIRLGGMPFLHNLNFDTEVCMQYLKDLYASIILKDITQRNSIRDTDLLERIINYLIMNVGNTFSATSISKFFKSENRKVSVETILNYIRACEEAFLIYQVPRNDLKGKKVLNVSEKYYIADHGIREAITESNERDINQIFENIVFLELLREGYNVKIGKIDSYEIDFVCTKPNRDLIYIQVAYLLASQETIEREFSPLEEIKDNYPKYVISMDEFDMSRNGIKHINIVDFLTNGFNNK